Proteins encoded by one window of Halomonas sp. Bachu 37:
- a CDS encoding thiamine-binding protein has protein sequence MYLSVQLSYYPLSDDFKPAVREVVKCLQRQSELEVYPNRMSTQVFGEVDAVMAALGEVMKWSFETYGKAVFVANILEGDRRPDA, from the coding sequence ATGTATCTCTCCGTCCAGCTCAGCTATTACCCCTTGAGCGATGATTTCAAACCTGCCGTGCGTGAAGTAGTGAAATGTCTGCAACGACAAAGTGAACTGGAGGTTTACCCCAACCGCATGAGCACCCAGGTCTTCGGGGAGGTCGATGCCGTCATGGCAGCGCTGGGGGAGGTCATGAAGTGGTCGTTCGAGACGTACGGCAAGGCCGTCTTCGTCGCCAATATCCTCGAGGGCGACAGGCGTCCTGACGCCTGA